The following are from one region of the Spodoptera frugiperda isolate SF20-4 chromosome 20, AGI-APGP_CSIRO_Sfru_2.0, whole genome shotgun sequence genome:
- the LOC118282409 gene encoding proteasome-associated protein ECM29 homolog isoform X1 → MSEMEVTESGNDCSNDLLLLDRVFLRLGNADSDDQLESCLNRFLPPVILKLSSPHEQVRTKVMELLVHVNKRVKCRADVQLPVQTLLQLYKEPTSNSFIINFSIIYITMGFPRLPREQQLSLAPSLLQAIENKPQGHQDGILMLVMPLLGDIKETDLNLKEKPKVANLILKFATDVLLLPYRALPNPGESEFQVPPGMSMKTYKRIIDKNQLNPNQLEEMKLSIVNFIGKDIFNMNDTLLTLIVAAADSRFSVANHANSPLIRVNSSVDWSSPSVVAPLYSLYLGTWGGMKVPPDDRKVPACTRLRLKLIQYLNKATGPAIMFPHCVQVVFSSLFDPNTNSRLRNQALVFLLNVINSGDEVQLKKVATVFLQGLLKLIRSDEHAEQHPKAYMCLGRLAMKCPDTINNQFALLEELVKKIPDAVPEMKTALRDALLEMSAGFKINAEAAKADAPSSSTAGTSQGDKMEVDDGSKTSPFDEPQALALFALLDHYMHSEESMIRYIAMRYSAAVFPQDYVPSRYLLLLASGDSQDDISTEALKCLYGTSRPSEIEDAVFNVSKKETAVVNIDEDGSKKDKDRAEENQELKVPKFSEVVNYVWDQMQKRKKGSNAKHRFVIGNQVLQFHPLTYQEILRYMRMCLNRDASLKDCSNHPNATSPLLAKYFYDNLLDTEVLERYLTMITSLLNASPEIMPLSCFLDIIGCVPEKMASKYTSLLPFLRNLFTTSTKEDIRDISAVIYAIITVHTSEKSAIDKEIKEFVAQGQNNKSLEAQCGYLSAFSNLCERCIVLSKRAKFGGKGFNPANWEPYQEGAVVLANFLASSQTMLVSTSCSAISLLARCSGLPLPPSSAKQDSLLQGDNPFNINKSDTNVDDNDVTKFAVADRLFKVVGNAKLPSKLKERALYTLGLLCCGERLPFAKQIVMGFLQMAKDSKEFEIHLQIGESLVLCVEGVNSNENRDLWTELPKEGAAKIKNTDALKENDELLEWLLKELFKIGRHPHPHSRQATSIWLLALLKNCADRAPIKNKLPILQDVFMDFLSENSDIVQDVASKGLSLVYQNSDESQKQALVGQIIEQLTSGKRSVAQVTEDTKIFEEGQLGKAPTGGNLSTYKELCSLASDLNQPDLLYKFMHLAHHNSMWNSKKGAAFGFHSIALQAGAQLSEHLPKIVPRLYRYRFDPTPRIQNSMQAIWHAIVPNTTATVHKYHKEILDDLVANLTSGQWRVRMSCCNALADLLRGAQSLHQSLEQLPTIWLQLFRVMDDVHEGTRQAATSTANVLSKLCIRAADANAGKDGKEVVSVILPVLLDTGITNLVKEVRSVSLQTVSKLVTAAGETLKPFLARLIPALAGAAGELESARLSYLATALADSTSRDVLDDMRASAAKHHYTTDTVVKCMPYVDIEVMKEMLPKILELMKSPQLGTKVACCHFVVLAAHYLRADLEPVAGKIMANLLTGTFDRNATVRKNYAEALGQVSAYAKLQSAEKLMKKLVTLYETKEDDMSRSAIALCLKSISKAKIEHIKDNEDVLAPMVFLAMHGPKDEDSSTVEMFEEIWTDISPARESGIKLHLTLIREEIEKCLNSSSWTKKIQAANAIKTICKEVSSGLGPHRELLVRGVLAAVHGKTFDGKEHVLMALADLCAVKENEQPLSQALATEVINALLVESRKQEMTYKRHAITALGHAIHATHCDRFQQLYDIVKVILSKDELSVGKESDEEDNEGARQRREQLTALKEAAYELLGKAWPKEPETQEKYQDLFFEHCSKSYPTSSRSTQLAILASVTRVLERLAILANAGEPMDTDNPNNRDKAIATVTGHVTLIIDYTLQNSNQVRHRRDALNIMEILVKQLKDLNKTEELDKLRTIYQSYAQDLSRDSSHEIRTKVENIKVHFK, encoded by the exons ATGTCTGAAATGGAAGTAACGGAGAGTGGGAACGATTGTTCCAATGATTTGT TGCTTCTGGATCGTGTGTTTCTGCGTCTGGGTAACGCGGATAGTGATGACCAGCTCGAAAGCTGCCTGAATCGGTTCTTGCCGCCAGTGATACTGAAGTTGTCGTCGCCTCATGAACAG GTGCGCACCAAAGTGATGGAGTTACTGGTCCATGTGAACAAGAGAGTGAAGTGTCGTGCAGATGTGCAGTTGCCCGTGCAGACTCTGCTGCAGCTGTACAAGGAACCCACTTCCAACAGTTTCattatt AACTTCTCAATCATATACATAACAATGGGGTTCCCGAGGCTGCCTAGGGAACAGCAGCTGAGTCTGGCACCATCTCTGCTGCAGGCTATTGAGAACAAACCCCAAGGACACCAAGATGG tatcCTGATGCTAGTCATGCCACTGCTGGGAGATATCAAAGAAACTGATCTGAATTTGAAGGAGAAACCTAAAGTTGCTAATTTGATACTCAAGTTTGCTACTGATGTCCTACTTCTACCATACAG AGCATTGCCAAACCCTGGCGAAAGCGAGTTCCAGGTGCCGCCCGGAATGAGCATGAAGACATACAAACGTATCATTGATAAGAATCAGTTGAATCCTAACCAACTTGAAGAG ATGAAGCTGTCTATAGTGAACTTTATAGGCAAAGATATATTTAACATGAACGACACACTGCTCACGTTGATCGTAGCCGCCGCCGACTCGCGGTTCAGTGTTGCCAATCATGCAAACAGTCCACTTATAAGGGTTAAcag TTCAGTCGATTGGTCTTCGCCTTCAGTTGTGGCTCCACTTTACTCTTTGTATTTGGGTACTTGGGGAGGCATGAAAGTACCTCCAGATGACCGTAAG GTACCAGCTTGCACAAGGCTTCGTTTAAAACTGATTCAGTATTTGAACAAAGCTACAGGACCAGCAATTATGTTCCCGCATTGTGTACAG GTCGTGTTCTCATCCCTCTTTGATCCGAACACAAACTCAAGATTACGCAATCAAGCACTAGTATTTCTCCTAAATGTTATCAACAG tggTGATGAAGTGCAATTGAAGAAGGTAGCGACAGTATTCCTTCAAGGTCTACTGAAGCTCATCCGATCTGATGAACACGCGGAACAGCACCCTAAAGCCTACATGTGTTTAG GTCGACTGGCCATGAAATGTCCGGACACGATCAACAACCAGTTTGCTCTACTAGAGGAGTTGGTGAAGAAGATACCGGACGCAGTGCCCGAGATGAAGACTGCGCTCAGGGACGCACTGCTGGAGATGTCTGCTGGCTTCAAGATTAATGCTGAAG CAGCCAAAGCGGACGCTCCAAGTTCATCCACGGCGGGCACGTCCCAGGGCGACAAGATGGAGGTGGACGACGGTTCCAAGACGAGCCCCTTCGATGAACCACAGGCGTTGGCGCTGTTCGCACTACTGGACCA CTACATGCACAGCGAAGAGTCGATGATCCGCTACATTGCCATGCGATACTCCGCCGCCGTGTTCCCGCAGGACTACGTCCCGTCTCGATACTTGCTGCTATTGGCCAGTGGAGATAG tcAAGACGACATATCAACTGAGGCGCTAAAATGCCTCTACGGCACTTCAAGACCAAGTGAAATAGAAGACGCAGTTTTCAACGTATCTAAAAAAGAGACAGCAGTAGTCAATATAGATGAAGATGGTTCTAAGAAAGACAAGGACAGAGCAGAAGAGAATCAGGAATTGAAAGTGCCAAAGTTTTCAGAAGTAGTGAATTATGTGTGGGATCAAATGCAGAAGAGAAAGAAGGGGTCTAACGCTAAACATCGGTTCGTGATCGGGAACCAAGTGTTGCAGTTCCATCCTTTGACTTATCAGGAG ATCCTCCGTTACATGCGCATGTGTCTGAACCGCGACGCTTCCCTGAAGGATTGCTCAAACCACCCCAACGCGACCTCCCCACTGCTCGCCAAGTACTTCTACGACAATCTACTCGACACAGAGGTGTTGGAACGATACCTCACTATGATCACCTCACTGCTGAACGCTAGCCCAG AAATAATGCCCCTATCATGCTTCCTTGACATAATCGGCTGCGTGCCTGAAAAAATGGCGTCTAAGTACACAAGCCTCTTGCCATTCTTACGTAATCTGTTCACGACCAGTACCAAGGAGGACATACGGGACATATCCGCAGTTATCTACGCAATAATTACAGTACATACGAGTGAGAAATCTGCtatagataaagaaataaaggaaTTTGTGGCCCAAGGACAGAATAATAAGAGTTTGGAAGCGCAGTGTGGTTATTTGTCGGCGTTTTCGAATCTTTGTGAGAGGTGCATCGTGTTGTCGAAGAGGGCTAAGTTCGGTGGTAAAGGATTTAATCCGGCTAACTGGGAGCCTTATCAGGAAGGTGCTGTTGTATTGG CCAACTTCCTAGCAAGTTCCCAAACGATGTTGGTGAGTACGTCGTGCTCGGCGATATCATTGCTGGCTCGCTGCAGCGGCCTGCCCCTGCCGCCGTCGTCTGCCAAGCAGGACTCGCTGCTCCAGGGAGACAACCCGTTCAACATCAACAAGAGCGACACTAATGTCGATGACAATGACGTCACTAAATTCGCTGTTGCTGATAG GTTGTTCAAAGTAGTCGGTAATGCGAAACTGCCTTCAAAGTTAAAAGAGAGGGCGCTGTACACGCTTGGTCTGCTGTGTTGTGGGGAGCGATTGCCTTTCGCCAAGCAAATCGTTATGGGATTCTTGCAAATGGCTAAAGAT AGTAAAGAATTTGAAATACATTTACAAATTGGTGAATCTCTAGTACTATGTGTGGAAGGAGTGAATTCTAATGAGAACAGGGATCTGTGGACCGAATTGCCTAAAGAG GGTGCGGCAAAGATAAAGAATACGGACGCATTGAAGGAGAACGATGAGTTACTAGAGTGGCTGCTAAAAGAACTCTTCAAGATTGGAAGACATCCACATCCGCATTCTAGACAG GCGACAAGTATATGGTTATTGGCGTTACTCAAAAACTGCGCAGACCGAGCACCTATCAAGAACAAATTACCGATACTGCAAGACGTCTTCATGGACTTCTTATCTGAGAATAGcg ATATAGTACAAGACGTGGCCAGCAAAGGCCTATCGTTGGTCTACCAGAATTCTGATGAGAGTCAGAAGCAAGCGCTAGTGGGTCAGATCATCGAACAGCTGACGAGCGGTAAGCGATCCGTAGCGCAAGTCACTGAGGATACCAAGATATTCGAAGAAGGACAACTTGGGAAGGCACCTACTGG TGGCAATCTCTCAACTTATAAAGAGTTGTGTTCTCTCGCGTCAGACCTGAACCAACCTGATCTTCTGTACAAGTTCATGCATCTTGCGCATCATAATTCTATGTGGAACTCTAAGAAAG GTGCGGCGTTCGGTTTCCATTCAATAGCCCTGCAGGCGGGCGCCCAATTGTCCGAGCACTTGCCGAAGATAGTCCCGCGACTGTACCGGTACAGGTTCGACCCCACGCCGCGCATACAGAACTCCATGCAGGCCATCTGGCACGCCATCGTGCCCAACACTACTGCTACT GTACACAAATACCACAAAGAGATCTTGGATGATCTGGTGGCGAATCTCACATCGGGGCAATGGAGAGTGAGGATGTCGTGCTGTAACGCACTCGCGGATTTGTTGCG agGCGCCCAGAGTTTGCACCAGTCCCTGGAGCAGCTGCCCACGATATGGCTGCAACTGTTCCGCGTCATGGACGACGTACACGAGGGGACCAGGCAGGCCGCCACCTCCACTGCTAACGTACTGTCTaag TTATGTATTCGTGCGGCGGATGCCAACGCGGGTAAGGACGGCAAGGAGGTAGTGTCGGTGATACTGCCAGTACTACTCGACACTGGTATCACCAACCTCGTCAAAGAAGTACGCAGCGTCAG TTTACAAACAGTATCAAAGCTAGTAACAGCGGCGGGAGAAACATTGAAACCGTTCCTAGCTCGCCTGATCCCCGCGCTGGCGGGCGCGGCCGGCGAGCTAGAGTCGGCTCGCCTGTCGTACCTCGCCACGGCGCTCGCCGACAGTACCTCGCGGGATGTACTCGACGACATGCGGGCCAGCGCCGCTAAACATCACTACACTACCGATACTGTTGTTAAG TGTATGCCATACGTGGACATAGAGGTGATGAAAGAAATGTTGCCTAAAATCCTGGAGCTGATGAAATCCCCTCAACTAGGCACCAAGGTGGCCTGTTGTCACTTCGTAGTACTAGCGGCGCATTATTTGCGGGCCGACCTAGAACCCGTCGCGGGGAAGATCATGGCCAATCTACTGACTGGAACCTTCGATAGAAACGCTACTGTTAGGAAGAACTATGCTGAAGCTTTGGGACAAGTTTCTGCTTATGCTAAG CTCCAATCAGCAgagaaattaatgaagaaacTAGTGACGTTGTACGAGACGAAGGAGGACGATATGTCGCGGTCCGCCATCGCGCTCTGCCTCAAGTCCATATCGAAGGCGAAGATAGAACACATCAAGGACAACGAGGATGTGCTGGCGCCCATGGTGTTCCTCGCCATGCATGGACCCAAGGACGAAG ATTCATCAACAGTGGAGATGTTCGAGGAGATATGGACGGACATTAGCCCGGCGCGGGAGAGTGGCATCAAACTACATCTCACTCTCATACGGGAGGAGATTGAGAAGTGCCTCAACTCCAGTAGCTGGACTAAGAAGATTcag GCTGCGAACGCAATAAAGACGATATGCAAGGAGGTGTCGTCGGGGCTGGGCCCCCACCGCGAGCTGCTGGTCCGCGGCGTGCTGGCCGCCGTGCACGGGAAGACCTTCGACGGGAAGGAACACGTGCTCATGGCACTCGCTGATCTATGCGC TGTAAAAGAAAACGAGCAGCCACTATCCCAGGCGTTAGCGACAGAAGTGATAAACGCGTTACTGGTGGAGAGTCGCAAGCAGGAGATGACGTACAAGCGACACGCCATCACCGCGCTGGGACACGCCATACACGCCACGCACTGCGACCGGTTCCAACAACTGTACGATATCGTCAAAGTTATACTGTCTAAG GATGAGCTATCAGTGGGCAAGGAATCAGACGAGGAGGACAACGAAGGCGCGAGACAGAGGCGGGAACAGCTGACGGCTTTGAAGGAAGCTGCTTATGAACTACTAGGGAAAGCCTGGCCTAAGGAACCTGAGACACAAG AAAAGTACCAAGACCTGTTCTTCGAGCACTGTTCAAAGTCTTACCCAACGAGTTCTCGGTCGACACAGCTCGCCATACTAGCGTCAGTGACACGGGTATTGGAGCGACTGGCGATACTGGCCAATGCAGGGGAACCCATGGATACGGACAACCCTAACAACAGGGACAAAGCCATCGCCACCGTCACTGGACATGTCACTCTCATCATTGATTATACGTTGC AAAACAGCAATCAAGTAAGACATAGGAGGGACGCTCTCAACATCATGGAAATACTAGTGAAACAATTAAAAG ATCTCAACAAAACAGAAGAATTAGATAAGCTGAGAACGATCTACCAGTCGTACGCACAGGACCTGTCCAGAGACTCGTCACACGAAATACGAACCAAAGTAGAAAATATCAAAGTGCATTTTAAATAG